The Altererythrobacter sp. H2 genomic sequence GTCTTCGTCAATCCGGTGATTGTCGATCCGGCAGAAGACCTCGCGACCTATCAGGAAGGCTGCCTCTCGGTCCCCGAAATCTACGCCGACGTTGATCGTCCGGCGACCTGCACCGTGCGCTACCAGGATCTCGACGGCAAGCACCACGAGGAGCGGATGGAGGGCCTGATGGCGACCTGCATCCAGCACGAGATGGACCACCTCGAAGGCATCCTGTTCATTGACCACCTGAGCCGCCTGAAGCGGCAGATGGCGCTCAAGAAGCTGCAGAAGCTGCGGGCGGCCTAGGCTCAGCCGACCATTTGGAGCGCCTCGCGGCACCGCGCGGCGCAATCACGGCAGGCTTCGGCACAGATCCGGCAATGGTCGTTGTCATGCTGTTCGCATTCGGCAGCGCAGAGCTCGCAAGCCTGGATGCAGGTGTTCAGCATCGAGCGCAGGACCTCCTCGTTGGCGCCGGTGCGGCGAGCCGCAACGCGTGACGTGGCGGCGCAGATATCGGCGCAGTCACTGCAGGTGCGGATGCATTGCTGCATGTCCATCTCTTCGGCGGCGCAGGCGTCCGCACAGGATGTGCAGACTACCGAGCAATAGCTCGTAATCGCAGCGGCCTGGGCAAGTGCTTCGTTTGGCGGCCCCCCGATCCCTTCGCGCAGGTCAGGATGGGCGGCGATGATGCTGACGATCGACATGAGTTTTTTCTCCTTGGATAACGAATAGACGGGCAGCCTGGAGATATGTTCCGCAGTTGCCCTGCTGCGGTCGTTTCTTGCGGGGAACCGTGAGCCGGAGGCGGCCGTTCGTCTGACATGATCGGGGACGATACCATCGGACTTCTCGCTCGGTCGGCCGCGCAGGTGTTCGAGGTGGCCGGCATCGGGGTGATTGTCGCCGGCTCGCTGGTCGCCGTTGTGTTGTTCGCGATGGGCATGGTCAGGCTTCAGACGTACGGACAACGCGAGAAGGCCGACGATCCGGTCGCGATCTTCCGCCGCGCCTTGGGACGGTCCATCCTGGTGGGCCTTGAGCTGCTGGTCGCAGCCGACATCATCCGCACCCTCGCGGTCGACCCGACCATCGACAGCGTTCTGGTACTTGCAGTGATCGTGCTGATCCGCACTTTCCTCAGCTTCAGCCTGGAGGTGGAGATCGACGGGCGCTGGCCGTGGCAGAAGCAGACCCCGAGCACCAAAGAGGGCGGGCCCTGAGGCGGCAGGTGAATAAACTGGTTCCTGTCTTGGCGACGGCGCCCGTTCCAGCTATGTTCCCGTCATGGAACCTGTCATTGTTGTTGTCGCTGTCCTTTTCCTGGTGGTCGGGCTTGGCGTGGGCTGGCTCGCTGCTTCGCGGCCCATCGCGGACCTGAGGGAACGCCTCGGAGACGCGGAGGGGCAAGTGTCAGACGCGGAAGCGCGCTTCAAGCAGGCGGTGGCGGAATTGGGCGATGCCCGGATCGAAGTGGCCACCTTGCGCGCCAATGCCGCGAACTTTGACAAGCAGATCGAGGCGATGCGGCAGGCGCGGGAGGAGCTGCTGATGCAGTTCCGCGCAACCGGCGGCGAGGTGCTGGCCAAAGCGCAGGAAGAATTCATGAAGCGCGCCGAAGAGCGGCTCGGCCATTCGGAAAAGGCCAGCGAGGAAAAGCTCAAGGCGCTGCTCGCCCCGGTGGGCGACCGGCTGAAAAGCTACGAGGACCAGGTCAAGGCGCTGGAGGAAAAGCGGGTCGATGCCTTCGGCCAGCTGGCCGGGGTGATCGAGCAGATGCGCGCCGGGCAAGAACAGATCCGGCGCGAGGCACAGCGGCTCGGCAATTCGCTCACCAATGCGCCCAAGGCGCGCGGGCGCTGGGGCGAGCGGGCATTGCAGAACGTGCTGGAGCAGTGCGGCCTGTCCGAACACACCGATTTCTTCCTCGAACATTCGCTCGATACCGATGAAGGGCGGCTGCGCCCCGATGCGATCGTGCGGGTGCCGGGGCAGAAGATGCTGGTGATAGACGCCAAGGTTTCGCTCAACGCCTATCAGGCGGCATTCGAGGCGGACGATGAAGGCGAGCGCAAGCGCCTGTTGGAGGTCCATGCCAAGGCGATGAAGGGCCATGTCCAGACGCTCGGCGCCAAGAGCTACCAGAGCCAGTTCGACGAG encodes the following:
- the def gene encoding peptide deformylase; protein product: MAIREILEVPDPRLKVVSEPVTEFDDELRTLVEDMFETMYDAPGIGLAAIQVGVPKRLLVIDLQPEDPDAEPEPCNHDGHHHHHQPTKKEPRVFVNPVIVDPAEDLATYQEGCLSVPEIYADVDRPATCTVRYQDLDGKHHEERMEGLMATCIQHEMDHLEGILFIDHLSRLKRQMALKKLQKLRAA
- a CDS encoding four-helix bundle copper-binding protein → MSIVSIIAAHPDLREGIGGPPNEALAQAAAITSYCSVVCTSCADACAAEEMDMQQCIRTCSDCADICAATSRVAARRTGANEEVLRSMLNTCIQACELCAAECEQHDNDHCRICAEACRDCAARCREALQMVG
- a CDS encoding DUF1622 domain-containing protein, producing MIGDDTIGLLARSAAQVFEVAGIGVIVAGSLVAVVLFAMGMVRLQTYGQREKADDPVAIFRRALGRSILVGLELLVAADIIRTLAVDPTIDSVLVLAVIVLIRTFLSFSLEVEIDGRWPWQKQTPSTKEGGP
- a CDS encoding DNA recombination protein RmuC; protein product: MEPVIVVVAVLFLVVGLGVGWLAASRPIADLRERLGDAEGQVSDAEARFKQAVAELGDARIEVATLRANAANFDKQIEAMRQAREELLMQFRATGGEVLAKAQEEFMKRAEERLGHSEKASEEKLKALLAPVGDRLKSYEDQVKALEEKRVDAFGQLAGVIEQMRAGQEQIRREAQRLGNSLTNAPKARGRWGERALQNVLEQCGLSEHTDFFLEHSLDTDEGRLRPDAIVRVPGQKMLVIDAKVSLNAYQAAFEADDEGERKRLLEVHAKAMKGHVQTLGAKSYQSQFDEAPDYVVMFVPGEHFVAAALEADPELWDFAFRNKVLLATPTNLVAIARTVAQVWRQDTIAREAIEIGKAGAELYDRLAVAAEHLKRVGGGLETAVNNYNKFVGSFERNVLTSGRRLAEKGIEIGKREIEDVPLIEGAPRYGAADVSEEEEGVALPPPAA